A genomic segment from Kyrpidia tusciae DSM 2912 encodes:
- a CDS encoding UPF0158 family protein, with product MKRIPNLNLDELCDAYADNGVERQHFLNVTSGEIVTWFDPVVYGTDEYIEELEKKLDAGLGRTYLRIPQIESHEAYELMAEFADTVSAFTIRRRLERALSGRKPFRHFKDVLADYPEERERWFDFEHEAHRRQIIRWLESHGIAVDPTPQ from the coding sequence ATGAAGCGGATTCCAAACTTAAATCTCGATGAACTGTGCGACGCATATGCTGACAACGGGGTGGAACGCCAACATTTTTTAAACGTCACCAGCGGTGAGATTGTGACATGGTTCGATCCGGTGGTTTACGGGACTGATGAATACATCGAGGAATTGGAAAAGAAGCTCGACGCCGGATTGGGCCGAACATACCTGCGGATCCCCCAAATCGAATCCCACGAGGCCTACGAACTGATGGCCGAATTCGCCGATACCGTCAGCGCCTTCACCATCCGACGCCGGCTGGAGCGCGCCTTGTCGGGCCGGAAACCGTTCCGACACTTCAAAGACGTGCTGGCCGATTACCCGGAGGAACGGGAACGCTGGTTTGACTTTGAGCACGAAGCTCATCGCCGACAAATCATCCGGTGGCTCGAATCCCATGGGATCGCCGTGGATCCGACGCCTCAATAG
- a CDS encoding copper amine oxidase N-terminal domain-containing protein — protein MPFPFIPRRTIPIATSVVTTVMLLFPPAAVGADAEVPLRSAAEAQGALVTWDEAGQTAIIEKQGHRLLVRVGAHTASLDGKPLPVSSEIHLVQDRAAVPQSVMDAFIQAVNSGTPESRLLGRYILKNPKELGNGIRMSIGSSLTHDSRRLFGSPRTP, from the coding sequence ATGCCTTTTCCTTTCATCCCCCGGCGAACAATTCCGATCGCGACTTCGGTCGTCACGACGGTGATGCTGTTGTTCCCACCCGCCGCTGTCGGTGCGGACGCCGAGGTCCCGCTTCGGTCCGCCGCGGAAGCCCAAGGAGCTCTCGTCACTTGGGACGAAGCCGGCCAAACGGCGATCATCGAGAAACAAGGTCACCGGCTGTTGGTTCGCGTCGGCGCCCACACCGCTTCTCTCGACGGAAAGCCTCTCCCGGTTAGCAGTGAGATTCACCTGGTCCAGGATCGCGCCGCGGTCCCGCAGTCGGTCATGGACGCCTTTATCCAGGCCGTGAATTCAGGCACGCCCGAAAGCCGGCTCCTCGGTCGGTACATATTGAAGAATCCAAAAGAACTCGGGAACGGCATCCGGATGTCCATCGGCTCCTCCCTCACCCACGATTCCCGACGCCTGTTCGGGTCACCCCGCACCCCCTGA
- a CDS encoding IS1096 element passenger TnpR family protein produces MRLSNCSLDTLQEGVGRLTDDMLEAMYPLCRDFETFMDYVGRSEVAVSKKNQWLSRRVLYELNGLVSRPEPGATPNKDQISYPLLHLLYHLGRAGRLLQVEAHKANRWILKPTERYEQYQQLSLVEQYIFLLETFWVDVNWSDMVRDTRMWELPPLDSTFRVLLRLPSDRVSRLAADDDGDDNTERIRYLLWYMGEFVDYFAAFGFWTFEEDKEEGRYKGRIAVAAITPTPLFKKIGPVLLQERPLQLWNSAMRREFGGWAERPRRLVRKVPEVKSSPFYEPFVRLFPNGELQRSLPREPRGFQNGIYVFQVSLSRSCWRTIAVSARHTVEDLHRAIQRAYRFGDDHLYSFFLDGKKWSSQSVNSPYSDQGPYANEVLIGELNLLLGQRILYLFDYGDEWTFDVLLREIRPGGDLVKPEIIETRGEAPDQYTYWE; encoded by the coding sequence GTGCGGTTGTCGAATTGTTCTTTGGATACGCTTCAGGAAGGAGTGGGCCGGTTGACGGACGACATGTTGGAAGCCATGTATCCCTTGTGCCGTGATTTTGAAACCTTTATGGACTATGTGGGCCGGAGTGAGGTGGCGGTATCCAAGAAAAACCAGTGGCTTTCTCGCAGGGTGTTGTACGAACTCAATGGGCTGGTCAGCCGCCCCGAACCGGGTGCCACGCCGAATAAGGACCAAATTTCTTATCCTCTGTTACATTTGTTGTACCATCTCGGCCGTGCAGGGCGCTTGCTGCAAGTGGAGGCGCACAAGGCGAATCGGTGGATCCTGAAGCCGACGGAGCGGTATGAGCAATATCAACAGTTGAGCCTCGTAGAACAGTATATCTTTCTGCTGGAGACGTTTTGGGTGGATGTGAACTGGAGCGATATGGTGAGGGACACCAGGATGTGGGAGTTGCCTCCGCTGGACAGCACGTTTCGTGTACTGCTGCGTCTTCCGAGTGATCGAGTCAGCCGGCTGGCTGCGGATGACGACGGGGACGACAACACAGAGCGGATCCGTTATTTGCTGTGGTATATGGGTGAGTTTGTAGATTATTTTGCTGCCTTTGGATTCTGGACGTTTGAGGAGGACAAGGAGGAAGGGCGATATAAGGGGCGAATCGCCGTTGCAGCGATTACGCCCACGCCGCTGTTTAAGAAGATCGGGCCGGTGTTGTTACAGGAGCGCCCTTTGCAGTTGTGGAACTCGGCGATGCGCCGGGAATTCGGGGGATGGGCGGAGCGGCCGAGGCGGCTGGTTCGTAAGGTTCCCGAGGTGAAATCTTCGCCTTTTTATGAACCCTTTGTCCGCTTGTTTCCAAACGGCGAGCTCCAGCGGAGCCTGCCGCGGGAACCGCGAGGTTTCCAAAACGGGATTTATGTCTTCCAGGTTTCTCTGAGCCGCAGTTGCTGGCGAACGATCGCGGTCAGCGCCCGGCACACGGTGGAGGATCTGCATCGCGCCATTCAACGAGCTTATCGGTTCGGCGACGACCATTTATATTCATTTTTTCTCGATGGAAAAAAATGGTCTTCCCAATCCGTGAATTCACCCTACTCGGACCAAGGGCCCTACGCCAACGAGGTCCTGATCGGCGAGTTGAACCTCCTCCTTGGGCAGCGGATTCTTTATCTGTTCGATTACGGCGACGAATGGACATTTGACGTTCTGTTGCGAGAGATTCGCCCGGGAGGGGATCTGGTCAAGCCGGAGATCATCGAAACACGCGGGGAAGCGCCGGATCAGTACACGTACTGGGAGTGA
- a CDS encoding DUF779 domain-containing protein — protein MDTRKVVATEAALTLIEKLKSLHGPLMFHQSGGCCDGSAPMCYPLGEFKVGTRDVYLGDIGGCPFYMSESQYAYWRHTQLIIDVVPGRGSGFSLESPEGLRFLTRSRAFTDEEWNAVERGES, from the coding sequence ATGGATACCCGGAAGGTCGTGGCGACAGAGGCCGCCCTAACGCTGATCGAAAAGCTCAAATCTCTTCACGGTCCGCTCATGTTCCATCAGTCGGGAGGGTGTTGCGACGGCAGTGCCCCGATGTGTTACCCGCTCGGGGAGTTCAAGGTCGGCACCCGGGACGTGTACTTGGGCGACATCGGCGGGTGTCCCTTTTATATGAGCGAGTCCCAGTACGCGTACTGGCGGCACACGCAACTGATTATCGACGTGGTGCCGGGACGGGGAAGCGGGTTTTCTTTAGAGAGTCCGGAAGGTCTCCGGTTTCTCACCCGATCCAGGGCCTTTACGGACGAGGAGTGGAACGCCGTCGAACGCGGGGAGTCATGA
- a CDS encoding OmpH family outer membrane protein: MELQKLVTTAIEAMGGIVVPVEYALCQVVVPEEYKDLFQGRDELEVAFDFEVAEENPQAEFVTFGSYLFDQIMGFVRRQAVSTVWFADIDPPALSGPLDKIRRFMAEERGTLTLRSERPVMGAWAVFSFRIGYVSDEKEEEFCRVWVDMTRGALDEDMGRSADGVPYADTPVHALPVVARTDVPGAFRLALEQVTEVGQRGRLQRVRQAELERERKRIVDYYDELSREIVKRTGRKGLTEEKRKELLDKARSVELERQKQLAEIEKKYDIRVEPVLDHGVVVMAPLLEYVVSISERRVEKEVTLYYNPILKRFALVPGDRP; this comes from the coding sequence ATGGAACTGCAAAAATTGGTCACGACGGCCATCGAGGCGATGGGCGGGATCGTGGTGCCGGTGGAATACGCCCTTTGCCAGGTCGTCGTTCCGGAAGAGTACAAAGATCTGTTTCAGGGCAGGGATGAGCTGGAGGTGGCGTTTGATTTCGAGGTGGCGGAGGAAAATCCCCAAGCGGAGTTTGTCACCTTCGGCAGCTATCTGTTCGATCAGATCATGGGGTTTGTTCGCCGGCAGGCGGTGAGCACCGTTTGGTTTGCCGACATCGATCCCCCCGCACTGTCGGGCCCCTTGGACAAGATCCGCCGTTTCATGGCCGAAGAACGGGGGACTTTGACGCTGCGCAGCGAACGCCCCGTGATGGGAGCATGGGCGGTGTTTTCGTTTCGGATCGGCTATGTTTCGGACGAGAAAGAGGAAGAATTCTGCCGGGTATGGGTGGACATGACCCGAGGGGCCCTCGATGAAGACATGGGCAGAAGCGCGGATGGGGTTCCCTATGCGGACACGCCTGTGCACGCCCTGCCGGTGGTCGCGCGAACCGATGTCCCGGGTGCGTTCCGCCTGGCGTTGGAGCAGGTGACCGAGGTGGGGCAGCGAGGACGGCTGCAGCGGGTCAGGCAGGCGGAACTGGAGCGGGAGAGAAAGCGCATCGTCGACTACTATGACGAATTGAGCCGGGAGATCGTCAAACGGACCGGGCGTAAAGGACTGACGGAAGAAAAGCGAAAAGAATTGCTGGACAAGGCCCGATCCGTGGAGTTGGAGCGGCAGAAACAACTTGCGGAAATCGAGAAAAAATACGACATCCGCGTCGAGCCGGTTCTCGACCACGGCGTCGTGGTGATGGCCCCGTTGTTGGAATATGTCGTGTCCATCTCCGAGCGGCGGGTGGAGAAAGAGGTCACGCTTTATTACAACCCGATCCTGAAGCGGTTTGCTCTAGTCCCGGGCGACCGTCCATGA
- a CDS encoding Uma2 family endonuclease — MSRKPPQVREEPVTYEQYAALPDDGYRYELVDQRLEPMSPAPSTIHQLFVAALRDVLNGECGRDYLLILSPIDVVFSDRDVRQPDLVVVHRDRMDIVRLRGIFGVPDLVVEVLSPGSFQRDRVEKWATYSKYGVPEYWVADPVNGTLDQYVWSRDQLSLSRVYEADECVSSERLPCVKFTMGDLLRILPKLPE; from the coding sequence GTGAGCCGAAAACCGCCGCAAGTTCGGGAAGAGCCCGTCACGTATGAGCAATACGCGGCGCTTCCCGATGACGGATACCGGTACGAGCTGGTCGACCAACGCCTGGAGCCGATGAGTCCGGCCCCGTCGACCATCCACCAGCTGTTCGTGGCAGCGCTGAGAGACGTGCTGAACGGCGAGTGCGGGAGAGACTATCTTTTGATTTTGAGCCCCATTGATGTGGTGTTTTCGGACCGCGACGTCCGCCAACCGGATCTCGTTGTGGTGCACCGGGACCGCATGGACATTGTGAGGCTGCGGGGGATTTTCGGCGTGCCGGATCTGGTGGTGGAGGTTTTGTCTCCAGGCAGTTTTCAACGCGATCGCGTCGAGAAGTGGGCGACATATTCGAAATACGGTGTGCCGGAATATTGGGTGGCCGATCCGGTGAACGGGACCTTGGATCAGTATGTGTGGAGTCGTGATCAGTTATCGCTATCAAGAGTGTACGAAGCCGACGAGTGCGTGTCTTCCGAACGACTCCCGTGCGTGAAGTTCACGATGGGCGACCTGTTGCGAATTCTGCCGAAATTGCCCGAATAA